A genomic region of Synechococcus sp. NOUM97013 contains the following coding sequences:
- a CDS encoding ribonuclease J, whose protein sequence is MTVTNAKTQQPTLRVIPLGGLHEIGKNTCVFEYGDDLMLVDAGLAFPSDGMHGVNVVLPDTSFLRENQKRIRGMIVTHGHEDHIGGIAHHLKHFNIPVIYGPRLALSMLTGKMDEAGVTDRTTLQTVGPRDVVKVGQHFSVEFIRNTHSMADSFSLAISTPVGTVIFTGDFKFDHTPVDGEHFDLARLAHHGDKGVLCLFSDSTNAEVPGFCPPERSVFPNLDRHIAEAEGRVIVTTFASSIHRVSMILELALKNGRKVGLLGRSMLNVIAKARELGYMRAPDELFVPIKQINHVPDRETLLLMTGSQGEPLAALSRISRGEHPQVRVKSSDTIIFSASPIPGNTISVVNTIDKLMMLGAKVVYGKGEGIHVSGHGFQEDQKLMLALTRPKFFVPVHGEHRMLVRHARTGHSMGVPEDNTLIIDNGDVVELTEDSIRKTDPVKAGIELLDQSRNGIVDARVLKERQQLAEDGIVTILAAISTDGAMVAPPRVNLRGVVTTADARKMSLWTEREIKWVLENRWKQLTRNTGGKAPDVDWMGVQREVEVGLGRRMRRELQVEPLILCLVQPAPAGTPVYKGRADSEPDDRPAPRGRGGRQGGGRHGGGGHGGGHGGGRNRDAGRNREATPARVITTTPGAGAAAAAAAAAAKAAPAPAAAATSTPAREPVPAAASAASTATVDQDMPAGRTRRRRSAAA, encoded by the coding sequence ATGACCGTGACTAACGCCAAAACCCAGCAACCCACCCTGCGGGTGATCCCCCTTGGAGGTCTGCACGAGATCGGCAAGAACACCTGTGTGTTCGAGTACGGCGACGACCTGATGCTGGTGGATGCCGGCCTGGCCTTCCCCAGCGATGGCATGCACGGCGTGAACGTAGTGCTGCCCGACACCAGCTTCCTGCGCGAGAACCAGAAGCGCATCCGCGGCATGATCGTGACCCATGGTCACGAAGACCACATCGGTGGCATTGCCCACCACCTCAAGCACTTCAACATTCCAGTGATCTACGGGCCCCGGCTGGCCCTCTCGATGCTCACCGGAAAGATGGATGAGGCCGGTGTCACCGATCGCACCACCCTGCAGACCGTCGGACCCCGTGACGTGGTCAAGGTGGGTCAGCATTTCTCAGTGGAGTTCATCCGCAACACTCACTCGATGGCCGACAGCTTCTCGCTGGCCATCAGCACCCCAGTGGGCACGGTGATCTTCACGGGTGACTTCAAGTTCGATCACACGCCGGTGGATGGCGAGCACTTCGACCTGGCCCGTCTGGCCCATCACGGCGACAAAGGGGTGCTCTGCCTGTTCAGTGACTCGACCAACGCTGAGGTTCCTGGCTTCTGCCCCCCCGAGCGCTCGGTGTTCCCCAACCTCGATCGCCACATCGCGGAAGCCGAAGGACGGGTGATCGTCACCACTTTCGCCAGCTCGATCCACCGGGTGTCGATGATTCTGGAGCTGGCGCTTAAGAACGGCCGCAAGGTGGGCCTGCTGGGTCGCTCCATGCTCAACGTGATCGCCAAAGCGCGCGAGCTCGGCTACATGCGTGCGCCCGACGAGCTGTTCGTGCCGATTAAGCAGATCAACCACGTGCCCGATCGTGAGACCTTGCTGCTGATGACCGGCAGTCAGGGTGAGCCGTTGGCGGCTCTGAGTCGCATCTCCCGTGGGGAACACCCGCAGGTGAGGGTGAAGAGCTCTGACACGATTATTTTCTCGGCCAGCCCGATCCCTGGAAACACCATCTCCGTGGTGAACACCATCGACAAGCTCATGATGCTGGGGGCCAAAGTGGTTTACGGCAAGGGCGAAGGCATTCACGTGTCAGGCCACGGCTTCCAGGAAGACCAGAAGCTGATGCTGGCGCTGACTCGTCCCAAGTTCTTCGTGCCGGTGCACGGTGAGCACCGCATGCTGGTGCGTCACGCCCGCACCGGTCATTCCATGGGTGTCCCGGAAGACAACACCCTGATCATCGACAACGGTGATGTGGTGGAGCTCACCGAGGATTCGATTCGCAAGACTGACCCTGTGAAGGCCGGCATCGAGCTGCTCGATCAGTCCCGCAACGGCATCGTCGATGCCCGCGTACTCAAGGAACGTCAGCAGCTGGCAGAAGACGGAATCGTCACGATCTTGGCGGCCATCAGCACCGACGGCGCCATGGTGGCCCCTCCGCGCGTCAATCTTCGCGGCGTGGTTACCACTGCCGATGCGCGCAAGATGTCGCTCTGGACCGAGCGGGAAATCAAGTGGGTGTTGGAGAACCGCTGGAAGCAGCTCACGCGCAACACCGGTGGCAAGGCACCGGATGTGGACTGGATGGGCGTGCAGCGTGAGGTGGAAGTGGGCCTTGGCCGACGCATGCGCCGCGAGTTGCAGGTGGAGCCCCTGATCCTCTGTCTGGTGCAACCGGCCCCTGCCGGGACTCCTGTTTACAAGGGTCGTGCCGATTCCGAACCCGATGATCGACCGGCACCGCGCGGCCGTGGCGGACGCCAGGGTGGAGGTCGTCATGGTGGGGGTGGTCATGGAGGTGGCCATGGCGGTGGCCGCAACCGGGATGCCGGTCGCAACCGTGAGGCCACTCCAGCGCGGGTGATCACCACAACTCCTGGAGCGGGAGCGGCAGCAGCCGCCGCTGCGGCTGCTGCCAAGGCGGCTCCTGCACCGGCTGCTGCCGCGACCTCCACACCAGCCAGGGAACCTGTGCCTGCCGCCGCCAGCGCTGCTTCGACGGCCACCGTCGATCAAGACATGCCGGCCGGCCGCACCCGCCGTCGTCGTTCAGCTGCGGCTTAA